A genomic stretch from Procambarus clarkii isolate CNS0578487 chromosome 14, FALCON_Pclarkii_2.0, whole genome shotgun sequence includes:
- the Dhdds gene encoding dehydrodolichyl diphosphate synthase complex subunit DHDDS has protein sequence MTWIVEQKRTWPEWAAIRMLRVGPVPNHLAVIMDGNRRFARKEHKDTLAGHTQGFHKLAEVLCWCRDLGINEVTAYAFSIENFKRSKQEVDGLMELAAEKFAKLLEEKEKLAKHGVCIRVIGDLNLLPQRIRKLAGEAILASRHNNKCFLNLALAYTSREEISFAMSELSQAVHEEQLMTSDISEELLEKCLHTRGSRDPDLLVRTSGEVRLSDFLLWQSAFSCLFFTKVLWPEFTIWHLFGAVFYYQRHYHTLTAARQECLALRQCSVEESDIECCYTKFGDKVSQEHIAAYASARKERIENFLATLHNKKLNYLHQISEEGD, from the coding sequence ATGACGTGGATTGTGGAACAGAAGCGCACATGGCCAGAGTGGGCTGCAATTCGAATGTTACGTGTGGGAcctgtgcctaaccacttggctgTTATAATGGATGGTAACCGCAGATTTGCTAGAAAGGAGCACAAGGACACCCTTGCTGGTCACACACAAGGATTTCACAAATTGGCCGAGGTTTTGTGTTGGTGTCGAGATTTGGGAATCAACGAGGTTACAGCATATGCCTTCAGTATTGAAAATTTTAAACGGTCCAAGCAGGAGGTTGATGGACTGATGGAACTTGCAGCAGAAAAGTTTGCAAAATTATTAGAAGAAAAGGAAAAGTTAGCCAAGCATGGAGTTTGCATAAGGGTGATTGGTGATCTTAATCTTCTTCCCCAACGCATCAGAAAACTTGCAGGAGAAGCAATTCTGGCTTCTAGACATAACAATAAGTGTTTTCTAAACCTAGCTTTAGCTTACACATCACGGGAAGAAATAAGCTTTGCGATGAGTGAGCTGTCACAAGCAGTACATGAAGAACAACTAATGACAAGTGACATTTCCGAAGAATTGTTAGAAAAATGCCTACATACCCGAGGCTCGAGAGATCCCGACCTTTTGGTGCGCACATCTGGAGAGGTTCGCCTCTCTGACTTTTTGTTATGGCAGAGTGCATTTTCTTGCCTGTTTTTCACGAAGGTTCTTTGGCCAGAATTCACCATATGGCATCTGTTTGGTGCAGTATTTTACTATCAGAGACATTATCACACTCTTACTGCAGCACGGCAAGAATGTCTGGCACTAAGGCAGTGTAGTGTGGAAGAAAGTGATATAGAATGTTGCTACACTAAATTTGGAGACAAAGTTTCACAAGAGCATATTGCTGCCTATGCATCGGCAAGGAAAGAACGAATTGAGAATTTTTTGGCCACGTTACACAATAAAAAACTTAATTATTTACACCAGATTAGTGAGGAGGGAGATTaa
- the LOC123772202 gene encoding LOW QUALITY PROTEIN: F-box/WD repeat-containing protein 2 (The sequence of the model RefSeq protein was modified relative to this genomic sequence to represent the inferred CDS: inserted 2 bases in 1 codon), which yields MDEVLKSVKELELHDQQNLLIALVTGQPPEVQQALLLPTITAASSYVKWRLVTSISSQDTPDLLRLLPPELQIVVLQFVDGPSLLNAAQVSREWNSIIKTHNNLWVKKCKELGVNIDKVSCDANWHEVYVLSLRQQLSLKNGTAFSERFMQLQNSKKAVKAVDYQNGFLCTVSEEDYVNIWQLELNIPVLTFPVERAVSCIKFRPNSLLICGHFVGILTAWDVSMMKRLSCIVYNEMGDNVDDHSLLRSKFKMHAGPVFSSDFSEDLDLLVSGGADECIKLWCLSTGLLVKSLPNQDNWILRVILLPDLCHNSHHNIIYMTRDNVNKISWPTNNSEQNSVENVSYDNSDSSSIYVTDKLGNINDISCPLQICLNEGNNNFFTPGLQYSSKFVGLIKQDIDEKHANLCVYDIETFKISYNIILKFKVKKLLALGNRYALLLTVGNVLYSSTLVVVDVVTGETAGTHAVPHSKMTTPDGAQLVVGDIDWLDGLGGHLLDRLLLPICAELNTVKDNDSKITGSCLFVATDAQNLNTPSSIAYGDGFYRPHDQDGSRELDIQKNLGCHPAEEYKCWDPEEESSPLGAAGGDWCVXANSETSPQYSNNNRPVASSSECVPLQVTSTQCHRSNVKCAKERHTSIRLERPSHLVLAAGVQSEPGRLFTLWWSHSELSSKCKKE from the exons ATGGATGAAGTGTTGAAGAGTGTGAAAGAACTGGAGCTGCATGATCAACAGAATCTCTTGATCGCTCTGGTGACGGGACAGCCGCCGGAAGTACAGCAAGCTCTCCTTCTTCCCACCATTACAGCCGCTTCCAG TTATGTAAAATGGCGTTTGGTGACTTCAATCTCTAGCCAAGACACCCCAGACTTGTTGAGGCTGCTGCCCCCAGAGTTACAGATTGTTGTACTCCAGTTTGTAGATGGCCCCAGTCTCTTAAATGCTGCTCAGGTGTCAAGAGAGTGGAATAG CATTATCAAGACTCACAACAACTTATGGGTCAAGAAGTGCAAGGAATTGGGAGTAAATATTGATAAAGTCAGTTGCGATGCTAACTGGCACGAGGTCTATGTGTTGTCTCTACGGCAGCAATTATCACTTAAGAATGGAACTGCCTTCAGTGAGCGTTTCATGCAACTTCAAAACTCCAAGAAGGCAGTTAAGGCTGTGGATTATCAGAATGGCTTTCTCTGCACAG TGTCGGAGGAGGACTATGTAAATATCTGGCAACTGGAACTCAACATCCCAGTTCTGACGTTCCCAGTTGAGCGTGCTGTTTCTTGCATCAAGTTCAGACCAAATTCTCTGCTCATCTGTGGCCATTTTGTTGGCATCTTAACAGCTTGGGATGTGAGCATGATGAAAAGACTGTCATGTATCGTTTATAATGAAATGGGTGACAATGTCGATGATCATTCTCTCCTACGGTCCAAGTTCAAGATGCACGCTGGTCCCGTGTTCAGTAGTGACTTTTCTGAAGACTTAGATTTATTAGTCAGTGGTGGAGCAGACGAGTGCATCAAACTGTGGTGTTTGTCAACTGGTCTACTCGTGAAGTCTTTACCAAATCAAGATAATTGGATTTTGCGGGTTATATTGTTGCCAGATTTGTGTCACAATTCCcatcataatattatatatatgacaaGAGATAATGTCAATAAAATAAGCTGGCCCACAAATAACAGTGAACAAAACTCCGTAGAAAATGTGTCATATGATAATAGCGATTCAAGCTCCATCTATGTAACTGATAAACTTGGTAACATAAATGACATTTCTTGTCCTTTGCAAATATGCCTTAATGAAGGGAACAATAATTTCTTTACACCCGGTCTTCAGTACAGTAGCAAGTTTGTGGGACTAATCAAACAAGACATTGACGAGAAACATGCAAATTTATGTGTATACGACATAGAAACATTTAAAATTTCCTATAACATAATATTGAAATTCAAAGTGAAAAAACTTCTTGCTCTTGGAAACAGGTATGCCCTGCTCTTGACAGTTGGCAATGTTCTCTACTCATCGACGCTCGTCGTTGTGGATGTTGTGACGGGGGAAACTGCTGGTACCCATGCTGTTCCTCATTCCAA AATGACAACACCAGATGGAGCCCAGCTTGTGGTGGGTGACATAGATTGGCTGGACGGACTTGGAGGACACTTGCTGGACCGATTACTGCTACCAATATGCGCTGAACTAAATACTGTAAAAGACAATGACAGTAAAATTACTGGAAGTTGTCTTTTTGTAGCTACAGATGCACAAAATCTCAACACACCAAGCAGCATAGCATATGGTGATGGCTTTTATAGACCACATGATCAAGATGGGAGTCGTGAGTTAGATATACAAAAAAACTTGGGTTGTCATCCAGCTGAAGAATACAAGTGTTGGGATCCTGAAGAAGAGTCCTCACCTCTTGGTGCTGCTGGAGGGGATTGGTGTGT GGCTAATTCTGAGACAAGCCCTCAATACTCCAACAACAACAGGCCTGTTGCTTCCTCCTCTGAGTGTGTGCCCCTCCAGGTCACGAGTACTCAGTGCCACAGAAGTAACGTAAAATGTGCGAAAGAAAGACACACGTCAATAAGACTAGAGAGGCCTAGTCATTTGGTGCTGGCTGCAGGAGTGCAGAGTGAACCTGGCAGATTGTTTACCCTTTGGTGGTCTCATTCTGAACTGTCATCAAAATGTAAAAAGGAATAA